A region from the Fusarium musae strain F31 chromosome 1, whole genome shotgun sequence genome encodes:
- a CDS encoding hypothetical protein (EggNog:ENOG41~BUSCO:EOG09264XKX), protein MTLYYTLVFMLLVFEMALFMLLIVPMPFNVKRKIFTFISENPVVAKIQYWMKITFVFILILFIDSVNRVYRVQLELAAASEQSKQGGGAAVMGHERLEVQARKFYSQRNMYLCGFTLFLSLILNRTYVMILEVMRLEDKVRAYEGTKSDTKEAEKLAVAGKPGELARLRKELEQKDQDLKTLKKQSEQLHKSYDELSDKYAATQKTGESRKGI, encoded by the exons ATGACGCTCTACTATACTCTC GTCTTTATGCTTCTCGTCTTCGAGATGGCGCTTTTCATGCTCCTGATCGTTCCCATGCCCTTTAACGTTAAGCGCAAGATCTTCAC CTTCATCTCCGAGAACCCCGTTGTCGCAAAGATTCAATACTGGATGAAGATCACCTTTGTCTTTATCCTAATTCTCTTTATCGACAGTGTCAACCGTGTCTACCGCGTCCAGCTCGAGCTCGCCGCCGCCTCCGAACAGTCCAAGCAGGGAGGAGG TGCCGCCGTTATGGGTCACGAGCGCCTCGAAGTCCAAGCCCGCAAGTTCTACTCCCAGCGCAACATGTACCTCTGCGGCTTCACCCTCTTCCTTTCGCTCATCCTTAACCGCACCTACGTTATGATCCTCGAGGTGATGCGTCTGGAGGACAAGGTCCGCGCCTACGAGGGTACTAAGAGCGATAccaaggaggctgagaagcttgCCGTTGCCGGCAAGCCCGGTGAGCTTGCCCGCCTCCGaaaggagcttgagcagAAGGATCAGGACCTCAAGAccctgaagaagcagagcgaGCAACTCCACAAGAGCTACGATGAGCTTAGCGACAAGTACGCTGCTACCCAAAAAACTGGCGAGTCCAGAAAGGGCATCTAA
- a CDS encoding hypothetical protein (EggNog:ENOG41), translating to MASALSITSANKISLEEFKRVLKQYPALIKRVSDGKGAKGGQRTLQELDNYRYNDALDAFNSSAESRPMKLDDIKNLVEWKLRHGKFRPTLMNLVSSNDANDAQEIVKQALNAYEKDADIEAALGVLTKLRGIGPATASLLLAVHDPTRVIFFADEAFWWLCCNGKQSPIKYNAKEYRMLCSKVDDLRDRLDVQASDVEKVAYVLMKQPAQPDQSHNVAPPKEARRITAPMAAKKEKKRKVNSNAEIVEGATHEQPSLRRSKRVKI from the exons ATGGCATCCGCGCTGAGCATTACCTCTGCCAACAAGATCAGCCTTGAAGAGTTCAAGCGAGTTCTCAAGCAATACCCGGCTCTCATCAAAAGAGTGTCAGATGGAAAGGGTG CCAAAGGTGGCCAGAGAACGCTGCAAGAACTAGACAATTATCGATACAACGATGCATTGGATGCCTTCAATTCTAGCGCGGAAAGTCGCCCAATGAAGCTAgacgacatcaagaacctcgtGGAGTGGAAGTT ACGCCATGGGAAGTTCAGGCCAACACTCATGAATCTGGTCTCATCTAATGATGCAAACGATGCTCAGGAAATTGTAAAGCAAGCTCTCAACGCTTACGAAAAGGATGCCGACATAGAAGCCGCCTTGGGTGTATTAACAAAGCTTCGAGGTATTGGCCCTGCAACTGCATCCTTGCTTTTGGCTGTTCATGATCCGACACGGGTCATATTCTTTGCCGACGAGGCGTTCTGGTGGCTATGCTGCAATGGGAAGCAGAGCCCTATCAAGTATAACGCCAAAGAGTACCGTATGCTGTGCTCCAAAGTCGACGATCTACGGGACAGACTCGACGTGCAAGCAAGTGACGTGGAGAAAGTGGCCTATGTCTTGATGAAGCAACCGGCTCAGCCGGATCAATCCCATAATGTGGCACCACCGAAAGAGGCCAGACGCATCACAGCGCCCATGGCagcgaagaaggaaaagaagagaaaggttaATTCAAATGCCGAAATAGTAGAGGGTGCAACCCATGAACAACCGTCACTTCGTCGATCCAAACGTGTCAAGATCTAg
- a CDS encoding hypothetical protein (CAZy:AA7), with protein sequence MTQTKFSSLSTKLVQGRLLLPGDEGFEESLQRWSLTCVKPAAAVAQPRTVEEVSEVVKFATSNGIKFNVKGGGHSTSQTSCAPSPEGMVLDLSLMRDVSVDTEANTVSFGGGCLWKDIDEALWPKGLATVGGTVSHTGVGGLILHGGYGILSGIHGLAIDVLLSCQVVLADGSIVTASSTENADLFWALRGAGSSFGVVTQFTSKIFPQGDIWGGMAFLPPTALLAVIKFLNHWGETNDGTQIFLTGYTYAPPGPDPNAPRPLVILVQMAQIGPNPEDDGQKYFAPILELEALMKQVGPMPYPMINQGADEVFAKGSRYLFGGANFTLPMEISTAESIRDKFTGFVEDTPGTEGSVVMIECIPQKAIRTIPVESTSFNSRGNYYNVGINYKWMDESLDTKIRQFNRGFQKSIRELGYDDKTLSDGIGHYLNYVSTETISAEEAFGSNSKRLRGLKKQYDPENVFDKLWKLVGEVEDNNWIA encoded by the exons ATGACCCAAACCAAGTTCTCATCGTTGAGCACCAAGCTAGTTCAGGGGCGTCTTCTACTTCCTGGAGATGAGGGATTCGAGGAGAGCCTCCAACGATGGAGTCTTACCTGTGTAAAGCCTGCC GCCGCTGTAGCCCAACCCAGGACTGTTGAAGAAGTCAGTGAGGTCGTCAAGTTTGCAACATCCAATGGCATTAAATTCAATGTCAAAGGAGGCGGTCATAGTACTTCGCAAACTTCCTGCGCTCCCTCACCCGAGGGCATGGTCCTGGACCTCTCTCTTATGCGTGATGTCTCGGTAGACACCGAGGCAAACACCGTCTCCTTTGGGGGAGGTTGCTTATGGAAAGACATTGACGAGGCACTCTGGCCTAAAGGTCTAGCTACGGTTGGCGGAACTGTCAGCCATACTGGCGTTGGAGGCCTTATCCTGCATGGCGGCTATGGCATATTGTCTGGTATCCACGGTTTGGCCATCGACGTCTTGCTTTCGTGTCAAGTCGTCCTAGCCGATGGAAGCATCGTAACTGCATCCTCCACCGAAAACGCAGATCTCTTTTGGGCTCTACGAGGCGCTGGCAGCAGCTTTGGCGTGGTTACCCAATTCACCAGCAAGATATTCCCGCAGGGTGATATCTGGGGCGGCATGGCTTTCCTCCCTCCCACGGCTCTGCTTGCAGTGATCAAGTTTCTCAACCACTGGGGAGAGACAAACGACGGCACGCAAATCTTCCTCACGGGCTACACTTATGCTCCCCCTGGCCCAGACCCCAACGCGCCTAGGCCCCTCGTTATCCTAGTTCAAATGGCACAGATTGGGCCTAATCCAGAGGACGATGGCCAGAAATATTTCGCTCCTATACTAGAGCTCGAGGCATTGATGAAGCAAGTTGGGCCTATGCCATATCCTATGATCAACCAGGGCGCAGATGAGGTCTTTGCAAAGGGTAGTAGATACCTGTTTGGTGGCGCCAATTTTACTCTTCCCATGGAGATTTCCACCGCCGAATCAATCCGTGATAAATTCACGGGGTTTGTCGAGGACACGCCGGGTACCGAGGGCTCTGTTGTCATGATAGAGTGCATTCCCCAGAAAGCCATTCGAACGATCCCAGTTGAGTCAACATCCTTCAACTCACGAGGGAACTACTACAATGTTGGCATCAATTACAAGTGGATGGATGAGAGTCTTGATACCAAAATCCGCCAGTTCAATCGTGGATTCCAGAAGTCGATCCGCGAGCTTGGATACGACGACAAGACCTTGTCAGACGGCATTGGCCACTATCTGAACTATGTGAGTACTGAGACTATCtcagctgaagaagcattTGGTTCAAACTCGAAGCGCTTGAGGGGGCTGAAGAAGCAGTATGATCCAGAAAATGTATTTGACAAGCTGTGGAAACTGgttggtgaggttgaggataaTAACTGGATTGCCTAA